TCTGCACGGTTGTTTCCGGTCACGTGACATTAGTCTTGCCACCTGGACCGTCATTAGCACCGTCCCACTTCTACCTTGTGTTTTCCTGCAGAGCATTCGACGTGTGTCGTATCTAAGCTTCTGGTGCACGGTGACTCACATGATTATAAACGTAATCATTGTAGTCTACTGTTTTACGCAGGTCTCCAGATGGCACTGGGATCAAATGCCTGTGGAAATCAACATTTGGGAGTTTCCGATCTCCCTCGGGATTATTGTGTTTAGCTACACGTCACAAATATTCGTACCAACACTAGAGGGCAGCATGAGAGATCCCAAACGCTTCACCCGCGTGCTGTATTGTACTCATATTTCTGCTACCGTCATCAAAAGCCTGTTTGCTTATGTCTGCTTCTTAACTTGGGGAAAAGAAACGATGGAAGTCATCACCAACAATTTGAAACAACCTGGATTTAAAATTGCTGTGGATCTCGTATTGGTTCTCAAAGCTCTCCTTTCATACCCACTACCTTACTTTGCAACAGTTGAAATCATCGAACAAGAATGTCTCAACCCACAGTCTCCATTCTGTATCCCCTCTTGCATTAATGATCAACGCAAGTTGAAACCGTGGACTGTTGTCATAAGAGTCCTTCTGGTCATCGCGTCCATGTTACTGGCTGTATTTCTTCCTCATTTCTCAACTCTGATGGGTCTAGTCGGAAGTTTCACGGGAACCATGCTGTCCCTAGTGTGTCCCTGTTACTTCTACCTACACATTCATGGCGGGAGGCTGTACTGGTATGAAAAGCTTGTCAACTGGGTCATCCTGTTTCTAGGGGTTGCTGTCGGTGGGACTGGAATGTATTACTCCGGTCTTGCACTCCACCATGCCATGAATGATAACCCGTCCCTCATCACGACCGTGAACATTACAGAGCTAGGATATTGATAGATTTATAAACTGGGTTTTAATCACGTGATTTTATACGGATACTATTCTGGATCAAGTTAGCATTGATTGCAATAAGTATTTCGCATGAACTAGGAACAATATATTAGTCTACTGAAAAACACTGTGTTGCGATATATGTTTTATCATAAGTAAGCATTAAATGGTTTTTATTCAAGCTGGTATGAGATAACCAAACTGAGCGCGCTTTACCGCCTTATTTCTATCACGTAAACTTAAATATATCAAGAGGATTTGAAAAATTTCTTGCAACTTCAAAGGGCTTGCCGCACGCATGCATCATAACAGCTACCGGGTATGTCACTGTGATTGTGCATCGGAGTTTGACTCTCTACTCGCATTAGATTTTAACTCCTTTTAATTAAACCAAGATGGGATATAAAAATACCTCATGCCATAATGAAAATTTACTTCGTAGATGATACATCTATCTTCATTTTCCAAAGGTAAAGAAAAAATGTATCGAATCTCTCCCTGCCCGAACACACTAATTGTTTCAGTTATCAAACCAACAGAAGTGTAAAACTCGCATGCTTTGCTATGAGAAATCTTTAAGACTGACGTTGAAACAATAAACGATAACGTTGACGTCATAAAGCCAATTCCACAAAGCAGACACGCCTATTTCATGACTGTTATAGCGTTAAAGAAAGCAGCTACGCCTAATCCACGACTGTTATAACGTTAAAGAAAGCAGTCACGCCTATTTCATTTAAAACGTTAAAGAAAGCAACCACGCCTATATCATGAGAAAGTGAAAGAAAGCAGCCACGCCTATATCATGAGAAAGTGAAAGAAAGCAGCCACGCCTATTCCATGGTTGTTATAACTTATAGACCGACACGCAGAGATATCTTGGAATGGATAATACAATGACATTTTTAACAACAACAGCATGTATACAGATATCATTATAAGCGTTGAATATCCCAATCTGCTGGCGCTATTTAAATGTACAAGGAGCTTCATGTGCggatcaagatttttttttctgcgaGAGGGTCCTCACCTGAGAATTATTCTGAGAGGGGGTTCCAGCCTATTCAAATAGACCAAATTTTTAGTCTTTCATTAAATGTACTAAAATAGGATTAGTCATAAATTAGACGTATTTTCTGTTAAATATCAGGTACATGGGAGTCTCGACCCCCGACTCAAATGGACCCGCGTATAACCTTGTTGCTGAACCTTCAGAAAGGGGTGAAAAAATGCATCTATATTTGAATCTTGCTGCAATACTCGATTGTTGCATGATCATGCTCATGTTCTGTTGGGCATCATGTTGTAAAGTTTACAAGTTGGTGGTAAATTTTGTAGAT
This genomic window from Ostrea edulis chromosome 4, xbOstEdul1.1, whole genome shotgun sequence contains:
- the LOC125668061 gene encoding vesicular inhibitory amino acid transporter-like, producing MFIVSFPYALLQGGYWTLLSITVVAAICTHTSRIIVKCLYEDDACGNQVRVRRSYVDIANRVWGPNFGGVLLTLAQVIELFMTCILYILVSGELLHGCFRSRDISLATWTVISTVPLLPCVFLQSIRRVSYLSFWCTVTHMIINVIIVVYCFTQVSRWHWDQMPVEINIWEFPISLGIIVFSYTSQIFVPTLEGSMRDPKRFTRVLYCTHISATVIKSLFAYVCFLTWGKETMEVITNNLKQPGFKIAVDLVLVLKALLSYPLPYFATVEIIEQECLNPQSPFCIPSCINDQRKLKPWTVVIRVLLVIASMLLAVFLPHFSTLMGLVGSFTGTMLSLVCPCYFYLHIHGGRLYWYEKLVNWVILFLGVAVGGTGMYYSGLALHHAMNDNPSLITTVNITELGY